The following coding sequences are from one Carassius carassius unplaced genomic scaffold, fCarCar2.1 SCAFFOLD_88, whole genome shotgun sequence window:
- the LOC132137470 gene encoding myelin protein zero-like protein 3 has protein sequence MDVNGRSFKGGLSCIIVGFVLLRSVCCISVVAPAEVSVVRGATVTLSCSFTSSRSITSLMSIDWSFRPESGGPAILFFHFSSQAYLPEDDYFKGRVKWDGSPSRGEASIQLLNASLTDNGTYTCAVRNPPDVHGHPAQTVLTVTPQRRSVTFTDVGVLLVFVLLPSGIITLVLLGRILCPCCSVSEKRPAAHHSPIEEVTGEEYFYGQTQQKHRLCCCYFKDLKDEDDYMHEKPHEHSFTESQC, from the exons ATGGATGTGAACGGAAGATCGTTTAAAGGAGGTTTATCGTGTATTATCGTCGGTTTCG tgctgtTGAGGAGTGTGTGCTGTATCTCAGTCGTGGCTCCAGCAGAGGTCAGCGTGGTCAGAGGAGCCACCGTCACGCTGTCCTGCTCCTTCACCTCCTCCAGATCCATCACCAGCCTCATGTCCATCGACTGGTCCTTCAGACCCGAGAGCGGAGGTCCTGCCATACTG TTCTTTCACTTCTCATCTCAGGCGTATCTGCCGGAGGATGATTATTTTAAGGGTCGTGTGAAGTGGGACGGCAGCCCGTCGCGAGGCGAAGCATCAATACAGCTTCTGAACGCCTCTCTCACTGATAACGGCACGTACACCTGCGCCGTACGCAACCCTCCTGATGTCCACGGACACCCGGCCCAGACCGTCCTCACCGTCACACCCCAGA gACGCTCGGTGACGTTCACAGATGTGGGTGTGCTGCTGGTGTTTGTTCTGCTGCCGTCAGGAATCATCACACTGGTGCTGCTGGGACGAATCCTGTGTCCGTGCTGCTCTGTGTCCGAGAAGCGTCCCGCCGCCCATCACTCGCCCATCGAGGAGGTCACTGG AGAGGAGTATTTCTACGGTCAGACACAGCAGAAACATCGCTTGTGCTGCTGCTACTTCAAG gACCTTAAAGATGAGGATGACTACATGCATGAGAAACCACATGAACACAGCTTCACTGAGTCACAGTGTTAG